In Erigeron canadensis isolate Cc75 chromosome 6, C_canadensis_v1, whole genome shotgun sequence, the following are encoded in one genomic region:
- the LOC122603324 gene encoding uncharacterized protein LOC122603324 translates to MDFEDEGWVNVPYDGLLEVHDDGGKNFFSRKFVRSPKNYFKMDYFDSSQKSQEFVDSSLEDDSIQRNKLITFPIQLDDHQIVDQNEEEVKEIIKLPILIDDELKEAQEADLDPIFKVFFKKENEFVEMKMDSPRSSSRRMNIPYIETDMFQYEDTGDDHIFNCSSPSKVVIDEVDKVTKEESNEGLNIWKRGLNGIGTICSLGMVAATICIIIFGNGHRHKQNHKIRIQLYSDDKRIKKVVQHANEAMSAVRGVPLTTAHITYGGHYEGFLA, encoded by the exons atggacTTTGAAGATGAAGGATGGGTGAACGTACCATATGATGGACTTCTTGAAGTCCATGATGATGGAGGGAAGAACTTTTTTTCAAGAAAGTTTGTAAGGAGTCCTAAGAATTATTTCAAAATGGATTACTTCGATTCCTCACAAAAATCCCAAGAATTTGTCGACTCGTCATTGGAAGATGATTCAATACAACGAAACAAATTGATCACTTTCCCAATTCAATTGGATGATCATCAAATTGTTGATCAAAATGAAGAGGAAGTGAAAGAAATAATCAAACTTCCAATTTTGATCGACGACGAGCTTAAAGAAGCTCAAGAAGCTGATCTTGATCCGATCTTCAAAGTTTTCTTTAAGAAAGAAAACGAATTTGTCGAAATGAAAATGGACTCTCCAAGATCAAGTTCTCGGAGAATGAATATTCCTTATATTGAAACAGACATGTTTCAATACGAGGACACTGGTGATGATCATATATTCAATTGTTCATCACCATCAAAAGTGGTGATTGATGAGGTTGACAAGGTGACCAAAGAAGAAAGCAATGAAGGATTGAATATTTGGAAACGAGGTCTAAATGGAATTGGTACCATTTGCTCCCTTGGTATGGTTGCTGCCACCATTTGTATCATCATTTTTGGAAATGGTCATAGGCACAAACAAAATCACAAGATTAGGATTCAGTTATACTCTGATGATAAG AGAATAAAAAAAGTGGTTCAACATGCAAATGAAGCAATGTCAGCAGTGAGAGGAGTTCCTTTAACCACAGCCCATATCACATATGGAGGACACTATGAGGGCTTTTTAGCTTAA